A genomic region of Bubalus kerabau isolate K-KA32 ecotype Philippines breed swamp buffalo chromosome 10, PCC_UOA_SB_1v2, whole genome shotgun sequence contains the following coding sequences:
- the PTGDR gene encoding prostaglandin D2 receptor produces the protein MRPLFYRCHNTTSVEKGNSATMGGVLFSTGLVGNLLALGLLARSGLGSCPPRSPRPPPSVFYVLVFGLTITDLLGKCLVSPFVLSAYAQNRSLRELVPGSDSSLCQAFAFIMSFFGLASTLQLLAMALECWLSLGHPFFHRRHLTPRRGAMVAPVVGAFCLAFCALPFVGFGKFVQYCPGTWCFFQMVHEERSLSVLSYSVLYASLMLLLVLAIVLCNLSAMRNLYAMHLRLRGLLRPGSRERGEPGAGEREATPLHLEELDHLLLLALMTVLFTMCSLPLIYRAYYGAFKAVPEQNGTTEEIEDLRALRFLSVISIVDPWIFIIFRTSVFRMFFHKIFIRPLIYRNWHSNSCQTNMESSL, from the exons ATGAGGCCGCTGTTTTACCGCTGCCACAACACCACGTCGGTGGAGAAGGGCAATTCGGCGACGATGGGCGGGGTGCTCTTCAGCACGGGCCTCGTGGGCAATCTGCTGGCCCTGGGACTCCTGGCGCGCTCCGGTCTGGGGTCGTGCCCGCCGCGCTCGCCGCGCCCGCCGCCCTCCGTCTTCTACGTGCTGGTGTTCGGCCTGACGATCACAGACCTCCTGGGCAAGTGTCTCGTGAGCCCCTTCGTGCTATCCGCCTACGCGCAGAACCGGAGCCTGCGGGAGCTGGTGCCCGGATCGGACAGCTCTCTGTGCCAAGCCTTCGCCTTCATCATGTCCTTCTTCGGGCTCGCCTCGACGCTGCAGCTGCTGGCCATGGCCCTGGAGTGCTGGCTCTCCCTGGGGCACCCCTTCTTCCATCGACGGCACCTCACCCCGCGCCGGGGTGCAATGGTGGCGCCGGTGGTGGGCGCCTTCTGCCTCGCTTTCTGCGCGCTACCCTTCGTGGGCTTTGGGAAATTTGTGCAGTACTGCCCTGGCACCTGGTGCTTCTTCCAGATGGTCCACGAGGAGCGCTCGCTGTCGGTGCTGAGCTACTCGGTGCTCTACGCCAGcctcatgctgctgctggtgctcgCCATCGTGCTGTGCAACCTGAGCGCCATGCGCAACCTCTATGCCATGCACCTGCGGCTGCGGGGACTCCTGCGCCCTGGCTCCAGGGAACGCGGCGAGCCGGGCGCCGGCGAGAGGGAGGCGACCCCGCTGCACCTGGAGGAGCTGGATCACCTCCTGCTGCTAGCACTCATGACGGTGCTCTTCACCATGTGCTCCCTGCCTTTAATT taTCGTGCTTACTATGGAGCGTTTAAAGCTGTTCCTGAGCAAAATGGAACCACTGAAGAAATTGAAGACCTCCGAGCCTTGCGCTTTCTCTCTGTGATCTCAATTGTGGACCCTTGGATTTTCATCATTTTCAGAACATCAGTGTTTCGAATGTTTTTTCACAAGATTTTCATAAGGCCTCTTATATACAGAAATTGGCACAGCAATTCTTGCCAAACTAACATGGAATCCAGTCTATAA